A portion of the Echeneis naucrates chromosome 5, fEcheNa1.1, whole genome shotgun sequence genome contains these proteins:
- the nat8l2 gene encoding N-acetyltransferase 8-like 2: MKLVIRQYRPADKDAVLSLFSMGIQEHIRPCFHNAMTKPLYLTVTLALCVAGYLLGSLLGAVVLPGVWVGLVYYCCHELYASFVKERLLTDMQDISGNYLSRPDDCFWVAEAEVDGKEHIMGMVAVVAKQRGEERYGELFRMIISPLCRRAGLGFRMAQIVLDFCRERGFSRVVLETSSTQTAAVALYKKLGFTHILSHTQTEAPLWVVTLANVTVLRMEKQL; encoded by the coding sequence ATGAAGTTGGTGATCCGCCAATATCGTCCCGCAGACAAGGATGCAGTACTGTCTCTGTTCAGCATGGGCATCCAGGAGCACATCCGTCCATGTTTTCACAATGCCATGACAAAACCGCTCTACCTCACTGTCACCCTGGCTCTGTGTGTTGCTGGCTACCTCCTTGGCTCTTTGTTGGGGGCCGTGGTGTTACCGGGAGTCTGGGTGGGCCTCGTCTACTACTGCTGCCATGAGCTGTATGCCAGCTTCGTCAAGGAGCGCCTCCTGACTGACATGCAGGACATCTCTGGTAACTACCTGAGCAGACCTGACGACTGCTTCTGGGTGGCGGAGGCTGAGGTCGATGGGAAGGAGCACATCATGGGTATGGTGGCTGTAGTGGCCaaacaaagaggggaagagaggtACGGGGAACTGTTCAGAATGATCATATCACCGCTGTGCAGGAGGGCAGGCCTTGGTTTCAGGATGGCTCAGATCGTGCTCGACTTCTGCAGGGAGCGAGGCTTCTCCAGGGTGGTGCTGGAGACCAGCTCCACCCAGACTGCTGCTGTGGCCCTCTACAAGAAACTGGGATTCACCCACATACTCTCCCACACCCAAACAGAAGCTCCTTTGTGGGTTGTAACCCTGGCCAATGTCACCGTGTTAAGAATGGAAAAACAATTGTAG